A stretch of the Candidatus Micrarchaeota archaeon genome encodes the following:
- a CDS encoding aminopeptidase P family protein, whose product MRSVAGRIRGIFGKTDADAIIITNTDRQDSNFSYLTGFTSGVFEGTVLIVTRKGMVLPVSRLEYETAIEQRPREMQVVMIESRAQLAGIIKRHVKSKSIGINGSFLPYKSYMNLKKLGPGRITDVSHAFYEARSVKDASELKNITEANRIVKRAIEEAKKSLREGITEREFAGILDFTMMKLGASGAAFSTIVAFDRNAALPHHMPNGTRLRKNCIVLVDAGAKYNNYCSDITRTFVFRPDKKSGKYRKFLEMYGIVKESQRIACGIIKDGVMGSRAHNSVAEYIDGALKGRYKGRFIHSLGHAIGIDVHDPGPGLYANSKERLKANMVVSNEPGIYVVGFGGVRIEDDVIVTKTGCRVL is encoded by the coding sequence ATGAGGAGCGTGGCTGGCAGGATAAGGGGCATCTTCGGCAAGACTGATGCCGACGCGATAATAATAACCAACACAGACAGGCAGGACAGCAATTTCAGCTACCTGACCGGATTCACAAGCGGGGTATTCGAGGGCACGGTGCTGATAGTGACAAGGAAGGGCATGGTTCTTCCGGTATCAAGGCTGGAATACGAGACTGCGATTGAGCAGAGGCCGAGGGAGATGCAGGTCGTCATGATTGAGAGCAGGGCGCAGCTTGCTGGCATCATAAAAAGACACGTAAAATCGAAGAGCATAGGAATAAACGGATCCTTCTTGCCATACAAATCATACATGAACCTGAAAAAGCTTGGGCCTGGAAGGATAACCGATGTGTCGCATGCGTTCTACGAGGCGAGATCCGTGAAGGACGCCAGCGAGCTAAAAAACATAACGGAGGCTAACAGGATAGTGAAGCGCGCCATAGAAGAGGCGAAAAAATCGCTCAGGGAGGGCATTACAGAGAGGGAATTCGCCGGTATTTTGGATTTCACGATGATGAAGCTGGGCGCATCCGGCGCAGCGTTCAGCACCATAGTGGCATTCGACAGGAATGCGGCGCTGCCGCACCACATGCCCAACGGGACAAGGCTAAGGAAGAACTGCATAGTCCTTGTCGATGCTGGGGCGAAGTACAACAACTACTGCTCCGACATAACGAGGACTTTCGTATTCAGGCCCGACAAAAAATCCGGGAAGTACAGGAAGTTCCTTGAGATGTACGGAATAGTAAAGGAGTCGCAGAGGATCGCGTGCGGAATAATAAAAGACGGGGTAATGGGCAGCAGGGCGCACAACAGCGTTGCCGAATACATAGACGGAGCGCTGAAAGGCAGGTACAAAGGCAGGTTCATACATTCGCTGGGGCATGCGATAGGCATAGACGTGCACGATCCAGGACCTGGATTGTACGCCAATTCGAAGGAGAGGCTGAAGGCGAACATGGTAGTAAGCAACGAGCCAGGAATATACGTTGTGGGATTTGGCGGAGTCAGGATAGAGGATGATGTAATAGTAACGAAAACAGGGTGCAGGGTGCTATGA
- a CDS encoding DUF167 domain-containing protein, which translates to MEIAVEVTANSKTASVSRTGGNSYRVKVDAQARHGRANARLIEILSEYLGVPKSSIRIAKGRNSRSKILSVIT; encoded by the coding sequence ATGGAGATAGCCGTTGAGGTAACCGCAAATTCAAAAACGGCATCTGTTTCAAGGACTGGGGGCAATTCCTATAGGGTAAAAGTAGATGCGCAGGCGAGGCATGGGAGGGCCAACGCGCGATTGATAGAGATATTGTCGGAATACCTTGGCGTGCCAAAATCATCCATAAGGATAGCAAAAGGGCGCAATTCCAGGAGCAAGATATTATCGGTAATCACGTGA
- a CDS encoding MoxR family ATPase — MDASKAFGKVLSEVKKHIAGKTDIIELMFIGIVANGHCLLEGVPGVAKTQMTKALSDAIDADFARIQGTPDLDMRDIIGLTYFDEAEHEVKVKKGPIFTNILLMDELNRAPARTMAGFLEALEERQVTIPGAQTMKLMNPFIAFATQNPLNIEGTVALPKVLADRFLMRIAVSYPTSEEEVQMLRLKEHESDVKTEKVLKIEEILQMQKDVDRINISDEDIEYITRLVNTTRTDMHIVMGGSPRAEIAFMRCSKAKALIEGRSEVSIDDIKYLAKPVLSHRIVVRSTGGIGVNGIIDGIVANVK, encoded by the coding sequence ATGGACGCAAGCAAGGCATTCGGTAAGGTTCTAAGCGAGGTAAAGAAGCACATAGCTGGCAAAACCGACATAATAGAGCTGATGTTCATAGGCATAGTGGCAAACGGCCACTGCCTTCTTGAGGGCGTTCCGGGAGTGGCGAAGACGCAGATGACCAAGGCGCTGTCCGATGCAATAGATGCGGATTTCGCCAGGATACAGGGCACCCCGGACCTTGACATGAGGGACATAATAGGGCTCACCTATTTCGACGAGGCCGAGCACGAGGTCAAGGTGAAGAAGGGCCCCATATTCACCAACATACTCCTCATGGACGAGCTGAACAGGGCTCCTGCAAGGACCATGGCAGGTTTCCTTGAGGCGCTGGAGGAGAGGCAGGTGACCATACCCGGAGCGCAGACCATGAAGCTGATGAACCCTTTCATAGCCTTTGCGACGCAGAACCCTCTAAACATAGAGGGAACGGTGGCGCTGCCCAAGGTGCTTGCCGACAGGTTCCTCATGAGGATAGCGGTGAGCTACCCGACGAGCGAGGAGGAGGTGCAGATGCTGAGGCTGAAGGAGCATGAATCGGATGTAAAGACGGAGAAGGTCCTGAAGATAGAGGAGATACTGCAGATGCAGAAGGACGTGGACAGGATAAATATATCGGACGAGGACATAGAGTACATAACAAGGCTTGTTAACACCACAAGGACGGACATGCACATAGTCATGGGGGGAAGCCCAAGGGCCGAGATAGCTTTCATGAGGTGCTCCAAGGCGAAGGCGCTCATAGAGGGCAGGAGCGAGGTGAGCATTGACGACATAAAGTACCTTGCGAAGCCGGTGCTGAGCCACAGGATAGTGGTAAGGTCAACAGGGGGCATAGGCGTTAACGGGATAATAGACGGCATAGTCGCAAACGTTAAATGA